AGCTAAATTCTCTAACGTGCCCCACGCAGTGCccacaaaatcttccttttctttcctttcctgggCATCCTTGGGGCCCTGTACTTGCTGTCACCTGTGTCTGGAGTTCTCTTCTGCAGGTCTTTCCAGGCCTTCCCTGCGTACTCTgccttccctcccccagccactcCCCATCTTAGCAGGAGCCACTGCCTGGACTTCCCTCGCGTACCTGCTGCTGGTTTCATGTCACCTTCCCTGCCCGAATGTAAGCTCTCTAAGGACAAGGACTCCATCTTGTGTCCTGAATCCTGCCAGACTTCAGCCTTTTATCAGTGGCTGGTGTGGAGCGGTCTTTGGTCGCTTGCTGGAGGGTCCATCAAGGCTGTGTGAGGGACCTTCTTGTGGGTCTAGCAAGATGTGGCTCTGGGCCGTGctggtgggtggtgggggtggcCTAACACACTGCtggcctctcttcctccccacccccaggcaaCAGCGCCTTTAAGTCACCAGATGCCTTCAAGGTGTCCCTCCCGCTCCGCACAAACTACCTGTACGGCAAGATCAAGAAGACACTGCCTGAGCTGTACGCCTTCACCATCTGCCTGTGGCTGCGGTCCAGCGCCTCGCCAGGCATTGGCACCCCCTTCTCCTATGCGGTGCCGGGGCAGGCCAACGAGATCGTGCTGATTGAGTGGGGCAACAACCCCATCGAGCTGCTCATCAACGACAAGGTGAGGCCCGCCTGCACTGCCACCCTCCCAGGAACCCATCATGTGGTGGAGGGAgccacagcccccaccccagccgTCCTCGCCCTCCTCGGGCCACACAGCAGCGTCCCAGACATGGGACTGCGGGGCTGTCCTCCTCGAGGTGGGGATGGCTTTGCACACGCCGGGTGGCTCAcaggggcggggtggggaggggccgAGCTATGAGTCCAACCACGAAGCAGCAGAAGGTCCAGGCACCTAGGCCGTGGAAGGGTAGAAGGAGCAGGTCTCCGTGTGCAGCCTGGATTGAGAGAGGACCTCAGGCCAGTCAGTGAGGGCTGTTCCCCAGGGCCACACTGATtaagggggtgtgtgtgtctcAGTGTAAGAGACTCCCCACAAGCATATTTTGGTGGGGGTCAGGTTTCTAGAGATATAACTTACAGCAAAGTGTATGCATTTTAATGTACAATTCAGGAAGTTTTAACAAATGCACAcagttgtgtaaccaccaccacgatgaaaaaatataaaacagttccATCGCCCCCCAAAACCCCCTCATACCCCTTCATAGTTAACTCTGATCCCAGCACCAGCCCATGGCCATTGCTGACCTGTTATGTATACCCATAGTCTTACCTTTTCCAGAGCAAATGCCCCTTCTTAATAGACTGCTTGGTTTTGGCATTCAGAAGTGTTCTTCTCAAGAGATATGCTccaagggctgggtgtggtagctcatgcctgtaatcccagcgtgttgggaggccgaggcaggaggatcgcttgagcccaggagttcaagagcagcctgggcaacatagcaagaccccttctctacaaaaaattaaaaagttagctaggtgtggtggtgtgcacctgtagttccagctactcagaaggctgaggcaggaagatagctttgagcccaggatgtcgaggctgcagtgaactatgatcacaccactgtactccagcctgggtgacagagcgataccctgtctcaaaaaaaaaaaaaaaaaagggccactTTGGGCCTCCTGGGGACCTCTCACAGCCCTGCTTCCAAACTTTGATTGTAACGGCAGACTCCATATAACGCATTCGAGGGCTACGCAAACTCCCTGCCACCCAGGCCACCCCTGGTGGAGGCGGGGGCAGTTCAGCCCCTCACTCTGTTTGTTCTCACTGAACTGCCCTGGGTGGAGTCTGTCGAAGTTTAAAAAACGCTGTGGCATCAGCCTGCTGGGCTGCTCCTAGATAGACCCCCTTGCCTGAGCCAGAGGTTAATTGTTCTAAATAACACCCTATGACACAGTGGGGCTGAGAGCCTTGTTGTCCTCCGGGTTTGGATGGCTTGTAAACATCGAATTCCTGGGAGGGAGGCTTCGGGTTGCTAGGAGACCAGCAGCAACAACGCGGTGGTTCACAGGCGAGCCTGCATGGAAAGTGCTTGCAGGACCGCCAGGGACCCAGCCAGTGGCAGCGTCCTCCCCCGAGTTCCTCGTGCTGTCTGTGAGCTCCCTGCTCACACAGATACTCATACACGTGCCACTGCGCAGGGAGGACAGGGCACACCCGCAGCACACAGACAGATCGCTGTGTGCCACTGTGGAGGTTTGGGACTTGGCGTGAGGAATGAGGATCTCTGGTCTGTTTTCCAAGGAGACTGGCCCCATGCAGCCCTGACTTCCCGAGATTCTCTGGCATGCAGAGCTCAGGGCCAGCGTGGGGGTGTTGACCCTCACATCTGTTCGGTCCTCAGCCACGCCAGGCACCAAGGGTGTCCCATTAATGTGAGGGCGGCTCTGGGGTCAGGGTTTCCCCCAAGGCTGCCCCCTTTCATGTTCTCCACTCATGACCCCAGGTGACAGGAGGAGCAGTGTGGCCCAGGGGGACTGCGGGGTGTCCTTCCTGCTTCCTGCCCTGGGGGACCCCGAGGGCGTGGGCCGGGGCAGGTCCTTACCTGCACATTGCTGCTCACAGGTTGCGCAGCTGCCCCTGTTTGTCAGTGACGGCAAGTGGCACCACATCTGTGTCACCTGGACGACACGGGATGGCATGTGGGAGGCATTCCAGGACGGAGAGAAGCTGGGCACTGGGGAGAACCTGGCCCCCTGGCACCCCATCAAGCCTGGGGGCGTGCTGATCCTTGGGCAAGAGCAGGTGGGTGCAGGGCGGGTGCAGGTGGGCACAGGGCGGGTGCAGGATGGGCACAGGGTGGCCGTGCGCCCTTCCAGGGATGGTGCGAGGAGGGGCCAACCGAGAAGCACGAGGCCAGGCCTGCAGCTGTTCCTGCTCCTGGCCCCAGCTGTTGGCCCCTCAGACCTGGCCACAGCGTCCTGACAGCCAGGTCGGGGGAGCGAGAACCCCCACAGCCTGGCCCTTGCTGTCCTGTGGTTAGAGGTTGGGCGTGGGGACATGGCCTGCATGGCAGGGACCAGGTGGGTGTGGTTCAAACAGATTCCAAGTAGAACCTGGCACAGAGGGGTGTGAGTGTCCCTGTGGTCATGGGTCATCTCGTGACACAGGCTCCAGCTTCCGTCTGGGAGGACGCTGTGTGAGGGACCCTCCTGGGGTGCTCATGGTACCGACTCAGGATTGTGGGGCTGGTGTCTTCCAGGAGCCCCCTGCTCAGGGTCTCAGCCCTGATACCCAGCAAGGGGCACTTAGGTAATCCATAGTGGATGCTCAGCCTATGGGGGAGACAGGGATGAAAGGGTGAAACCTCAAAGTGCCCTCAAGAAACTTACCATCTAGGGGAGGGAATGGCTAAGGTGGCTGGCTGGTCTAGGACAGATAAGCGTTGGCATTTCAGTCTGTGTTTGGGTTTTTGATGATGGACAGTGGGGAGTAGACTCCAGGTGCACTGGGGGGCTTTGAGTCTGGTTCCTTCTTGGCCCACTCTTCCCTCAATTTCCCCTACTACATCTCtgctgggaggggctgggagtCATGAGACCTGGCTCTGATCCTGGCTTTGGGACTTTAAGCAGTGTCTTCCCTtaccagcctcagtttcccctgtaTAAAATGGGGAGATTTGAGCAATACCACCTCCCAGTTCTGACATGCCTGGGAGCTTCAGAACCTACAGAAACAGGTAGTGTTGTTCAGAGCTGGggggcatcagagaaatgcccAAATCTCTTGTCTGCATCCTGTGTGCAGGGGGACTTGTGAACCGGCCCTGACGCAGCTCTCTTGTTCCCATTCCCCAGGACACCGTGGGGGGTAGGTTTGATGCCACTCAAGCGTTTGTCGGGGAGCTCAGCCAGTTCAACATATGGGACCGCGTCCTTCGCGCACAAGAAATTGTCAACATCGCCAACTGCTCCACAAACATGCCGGGCAACATCATCCCGTGGGTGGACAATAACGTCGATGTGTTCGGAGGGGCCTCCAAGTGGCCCGTGGAGACGTGTGAGGAGCGTCTCCTTGACTTGTAGCCGCCTTCTCCTCTGTCCAGGAGGCCGGGATCAGGCTGTTGCCATGGAAGTTCAGGGCCATTGACTCCCCCACTTAAACTCTTGTTGGTCTGGGCTCAGGGTCCCCAGAGCTCATTCCCCAGGAATCTCTAAGACCAGGGCTGGGGCAGTGTCTGTCACTGGCTTGTTTGTTCCCTACCAAGATTCTGTTGCTGTTTGAAGTAGTGCCAGGGTCCCCTGGGAAGATGCCCCCAAGACACAAGTGGGTGGATATCTGCCTTCCTGCTGCAAGTGGAGGCAGGTCCAGCAGCCCCTCTTCAGAGCCCCTGTAAATGCTATCACAGCCTGAGTCCTGCCACCCTCCAGTTCCTTGGTGTCCTGTGCACCCCTTCTGTCTGTCCCCTTTCATGGCTGTGCAGCTGGAGTGGCCATGTCCCTCGTGCATTGAGTGCGTCCCCGCTGGTGACTAAGCTCGCAGCAAGCGGCTACGCCCCTGATCTGCAAAAAGGCCTCTCCCTTTGTGTTCTGTACATTGTGAATCTTCCCGTCTGAAGAACGCCCAGCCTGTCCAGACAAAGCCCTGCCTTCCCCAAAGCAGAGGGGCTGTCTGTGTCTCTAGAAAGGGGGCATCGGGGGGGGCTCAGAAAGAAGGGCTGTGATCTCTGGTCCCTTCCCCCATCATCCTTCCTTAGACTGATGCTTTGACTGAATCATCACTAGCTATGGCATTAAAAGGCCTCTCTTCTCATCTGGTGCCAAAGGTTCCGTTGCAGCTTTTTACAACCATCCGGTGTGGTTTGGaggatttgtgtttttttttcccaacagaAAAGAACAGCCATTAGAAGAAGGCTCCCATTTTCTGATGTTCCACCCCACTGTGAAGAGTGTGCTCGTTTTAAATTCATGTTGATTCTTGTAAGCACTGGACTGTCTTCATCAAGTATTTCCCTACAGAACTCCTCAAGAAAACAGAGATCATTTGGCTGGAGACTGGCTGAGTGACTCCAAGCTACTCACTGTATTGGACGGGagtagtaatttattttaaagataaagtgaCAAAGTGGGGAAATTTATAAagctaaatattatatattttatttttcatacatgTTTGAAGTGCAAATCTGTGGATATTCCATTTGTAGGACCAAGTCGACATGCCCATCCTGACATTGTATGCTACGAGAACTCTTGTGATGATGGAATTTCGATTAAAGTGCACTGAAAGATGCTTCTGTGTTTGTCTTCCTCATGTTCTGGGACTGAAGGTGGGAAGGGGTAGGGCTTTGCAACTTCTGGCAGAAGGATGATGTCTCTGGTTTGCCACAGCCTGCGTCTGGTGGGTTTGGGGGCACTGAGGATGGTTAGAGGAGGGTGTGGTCCAGCTGTCCATCCTTCCTATTTCAATGCCTGGCTCAAGCTGTGGGTGCCTGGCAGGCTCTGCCCAGGCTCCTTGTCCCCAGCCCACCCCTGTCTTCTTAACCCGGAGAGCCAGCTTAGCTAGAAGACCTGTAGCCGCCTTCCAGGTGTGGTACCTGCTTAGCGTCTACTCTGTGTAGGTGTTCTTTAGACATCATCTCATTGAATCCTCCCTGAATGAgctaatcccattttacaggtgaataCACAACAATTAAAGCTATTTTGGGATCAGGCAGCTGGTAGAGGATAGAGCTGGGCTCAAAGCCGTCCTGTGGCTCCGAGGGCTCTATCCCTTCCCCTGCTCACTCCAAGGGGCCCAGTGCCATTGTGTCCTCCCAGATCCGCCTCTCTGTGCTTACCTGGCCCTGGCTGGTGCGTTGATGGTCTCACAAGCATTAGATCCCCCCCACCGCCTGCCACCACCTCTTTCCACTTTTGTCGCTTTACTCTGTCTTGGTAGCTGCAGAATGTAACTTTGTCCCTTTTCCAAGTAGCAATGTCAATTTCTGTTATAATTGCAGAGGAGAGCCTAATCTTGGAGCCAACTGACACCGTATGCCAGATGTACTTGATACCAAGGCTGAAATGGAAGCCATAACCTCTAAAACCAAGACCGGCAGGTCACAGAGGTTCCTGGAGTCCATTTTTGATGTTGTGAAGTATAACTTGGCAAGAACTGAACACCACTGGTATTGGGTAGAACATGAAATGAGGCCAGATATCCTGCTCGGGGACCTTTGAAACCCAGAAGTGCTGAGACCAGGTGGAGAGCAGTTTGTTTTGAATCTCCTTCATGCTGGAAACACCACCTACTCAGATCTCCCCCTGAAAGGTGCTGAGGGGTTTCCTCACTTCATATGCATGCCAGGCGCTGAGCCGGCCCGACTTTTTTCCCAGGCACTGCCTCCCCCAAGAGCATCGCTTTGCATCAGGGCTTTGGAAACCCTGCTGAGCCAGATAACTTCCTCCCTGCAACTGGAAGAGCTTTGAGCCCACAACATGGGATCAAACTGCTCCTTGCTGATCTGACCCGAAGATGAGAGAACCACCTCTCCATATCATAGCCACACACCGGTCCTCCTGTTGGCAGTTTGGTCCTCCTGACATACAAGCAGAAACAAGAATCATTTATGCAATCCAGCAAGTTCCTTACGCCTTGATCCTCCCATGTGAAGGAGACctgtggcctcagtttcccccactcaagactttttgtttttgtttttgtttttgagatggagtctcgcgttgtcgcccaggctgaagtgcagtggtgcgatctcggttcactgcaacctccgcctcccaggttcatgccattctcctgcctcagcctcccgagtagctgggactacaggcgcccgccaccacgcccaactaattttttgtatatttagtagagatagggtttcaccgtgttagccaggatggtctcgatctcctgacctcgtgatctgtctgcctcagcctcccaaagtgctgggattacaggcatgagccaccgcgcctggcctcaagaCTCTTATTTTTTGTACAAGGCTGGAAAAATACTGATAGCAAACTGGGTTATCCAAGAAGGGTGAGGTAGAGATTGTCCTGGATGATGGAATATTCAGGTTGCTTAAGGGTTGTCATGGAAACTAGCCAAATGATCAATGATTAATGAATtgaaaagtaataaaatgcaGCTAAATCAAAGGCAGCCTGGGACCAGGTCTCCACCAATAGGAAAGGCAGACCAAGATCCTGCCCAGCCTCTGGGGGCTTTGACATCAGCTTTCCTTATACAGAAGCTCTCAGAAGGAAAAGATGACTTCCTTTTGAGCACAGATGTTATCATTTATTCTATCAACAAATATCTGGGGCACCTACTTTGTGTCAGCAACTATTCCAGGCACTCGAGATGCAATGGTGAGCAACATAGCAAAGTTCTCCTTTTAAATGGAGACTAATTGCAGTGGGAAGTGTAGATAGAAGGCAaatatataaacaagaaaaatgctgGTGATGTGATAGGGAGTAACTGGGGAACTACTTTCTGGGGTCACCTTTAAGCTGGGACCTAAATGAAGAGAGGGAACCAATCTTGGGTGGAACCTCACAGACAGAGGGAACAGGAAGTGTGAAGGCCCTAAGGTAGAACTGAGCTTGGATGTTCAAGAGAAGAAATAGCCAGGTTGGCTGCATTCACaggagaggggaggagtggaTGGGATGAAGAGATTGTAGGATCAGATGACAAAAAGCCTGTGTTGAGATCTCAATGAAATGGGAAGCCTGGAGGTTTTAAGGGGAGGAGTGTGATAATGTGAGTAAGCCCACTACTCTTCCTGGTGGATGGAGAATAAACTGTAGAACATTGTAAAGGGAAGTAGAGAGACTCGTGAGGAAGTTACTGTACTAGTCCAGGTAAGAGGTCATGATGGCTTGGACTAGGGAAGTAgcagaggagacagaaaataagtgGAAGAATTTAGGATATACTTAGAAGTAGTCATCCTGACTTGCTGATATTTGGAATTTggggagagaaataaaatacaatttttaaaaacctaaactccaagtaggataaacTGAGAGAGATTCACACCTAGAAATATCATAAACTGTTGAAAACCAAGTAAAGACAgacaattttgaaagcagcaagagagaagagatTCAAGATGTACAAGgaatcctcaataaaatttaTAGCTGAATTCTCATCAGAATCTATGGATGCCAGAAGGCAGAGGGATGAcacattcaaagtgctgaaagaaaaagactgtcaaccaagaatcctATATCTGACAAAgctgtccttcaaaaatgaaggcaaaattaagacattccaaataaacaaaaactgacaatttAACACTAGTAGATctgctctacaaaaaaataccaatgGGAGTCCTTCAGGCCAAAGTGAAAGAGACTAGACAGTTAACTCAAATCTActtgaagaaataaagagcactgGTAGAGGTAgctatatatgtaattataaaagtataagtgtatttttttgtttataactcttttcttcttttatctgatttaaaagacaactgtaggctgggtgcggtggctcatgcctgtaatcccaatactttgggaggctgaggtggacagatcacgaggttaggaattcaagaccagcctgaccaacatggggaaaccctgtctctactaaaaaatacaaaaattagccaggtgtggtggcgcacgcctgtaatcccagctacttgggaggctgaggcaggagaattggttgagcccgggaggcagaggttgcagtgagctgagatcatgccactgcactccagcctgggtgacagagcaagactccatctcaaaaaaaaaaaaaaaaaagacaataaagcaataattataaatttgCATTGATGGGCGTAAATGTATAAAGACGCAATTTGTACAACAATAACAGAACAAAAAAGTGGAGAGGGGATGGAGCtatgtaaaaacaaattttttgttACTATTATAATGAAGTTGGTGTTAATCTAGATTCAATCATTATAAATTAAGATGTTAATTGTACCTCAGGCAACCACTAAGAAAAGAACTTGAAAGAATGTATTAAAAGAAACAAGGGAATTAAAATACTACACCACAAATTCCTCATTTAACATGAAAGAAGACAGTAATGGGAAATAAGGGAACACAAAACACATTAattagacaaataaaaaatagcaaaatggcagataTAGACCCTACTTTTATCattaatcacattaaatgtaaaggtattaaacactccaattaaaaggcagaccagggtttcaccacttttggccaagctggtctccaactcctgacctcaggtggtctgcccacctcggcctcccaaagtgctgggattataggcgtgagccatcacatctggctttaaacaacaaactcttaaataaccaatgggtcaaagaagaaatcacaagggaaatcagaaaacttagagaaaaatgaaaatgaaaacacgacataccaaaacttatggaacgtagcaaaagcaatgctaagagggaaatgtatagctataaatgcttacattaaaaagaagaaagatctcaaatcagcaGCCTTAATTTAGAAagtaaagaactagaaaaagaacaaactaaacccaatgctagcagaaggaagagaataataaagattagagcagaggtaaataaaatagaaaatagaaaaacaatagaggaaAACACCAAAACTGAATATTGATTCTTcgaaaacatttaacaaaattggcaaacttttggctagactgaccaagaaaaaagacacaccctggctgggcgtggtggtccacgcctgtaatcccagcactttgggaggccaagatgggcggatcactttaggtcgggagtttaagaccagcctggccaatatggcaaaaccccatctctactaaaaatacaaaaattagctgggtgtggtggtgcatgcctataatcccaactgttgggaggctgaggcaggagaatcgcttgaacccaggaggtggaggtcgcagtgagctgagatagtgccattgcactctagcctgagtgacagaggaagaatgcctcaaaaagaaaaagaaaaaaagacacaaccaaaatcagaaggaaaaaatggggGGCAGTACTACTGATcttactgaaataaaaagaattataagagaatactatgaataattataggccaacaaattggataacctcgataaaatggacaaattctaaGAATGATAAACTACTgaaactgacttaaaaaaaaatctgaatatacctagtaaataaattgaattagtaattttaaagcttcccagaaagaaaagcccaggactagatgttttcactggtgaattcAACCAATCAAAGAATTAATACAAATCCTTCACAAAGTCTTCTGAAAAGTAGGAGAGAACAGTTAGgactttctaactcattctatgaggccatcattaccctgataccaaaaccaaagatattacaagaaaactCTAGactaggccaggtacagtggctcatgcctgcaatcccagcattctgggaggccgaggcgggtggattgcctaagatcaggagttcgagaccagtctggctaacgtggtgaaaccctgtctctactaaaaatacaaaaattagccaggcatgatggtgggcacctgtaatcccagctactctggaggctgaggcaggagaatcacttgaacctgggaggcagaggttgcagtgagctgagatcatgccactacacttcagcctgggcaacagagtgaaactctgtctcaaaaaaaataaataaataaataaaaaataaaaaaaagaaagaaaaagaaaattctaggctggacacggtggctcacacctgtaatcccagcactttgggaggccgaggtaggcggattgcctgagctcaggagttcgctatcagcctgggcaatatggtgaaacccggtctctactaaaatacaaaaaaaattagctgggcatggtggcgtgcacctatagtcccagctacttgggacgctgaggcaggagaattgcttgaactcaggaggcggaggttgcaatgagccaagatcgcaccactgcacgccagccagggcaacaaagctagactccatcgcaaaaaaaaaaaaaagaaaaaagaaaattctagaccAATATCCTCCTTCATGGCTATTGACACAAAATCCTTAATGAAATGCTAGCAAAGTGAACCTAATAGGAATTaggataatacatcatgaccaagtgggatttattccaggaattcaagggtggttcaacataagaaaatcaatcagtgtaatacactacattaataaaaagaaggaaaaaagaccaAGTGATAATCTCAACAGACACTGAAAAACATCTGACAAAATCCAAGTCTCTTTCATGGGAAAAGCGCTCAATAAACTAGGAAGAGTAGGATACTTTTCAACATGATTAAGGGCATCTATGGAAAAACCCAAAGCTAACATTGGACTTAACGGTGAAAAACTGGATGCTGTCCTCATAAGatcaggaggctgggcatggtcgctcacgcctgtaatcccagcactttgggaggccaaggtgggtggatcacttgaggtcaggagttcaaaaccagcctggccaacatggtgagaccctgtcgctactaaaaattcaaaaattacctgggcatggtggtgggcacctgtaatcccagctacttgggaggctgaggcaggaggatcatttgaacccaggaggtggaggttgcagtgagccaagatcacgccactgcactccaacctgggcaacagagtaagactccatctcaaaaaaaaaaaaaaaagaacaggaattaGCCAGATATTTCTATTCTCATCACCTCTATTTATTACTGCATTGGAGGTTTTAGTCAAGGAActtaggcaagaaaataaaataaaatgcacccaGATTgtaaggaagaagtaaaacaatCTTCTTGTCATGtaaaagtaaaggaaataaaactatcttcTTTATAAGATCGTAAGGAATCCATAAAAAAAACTCACTGGAGCTAACAAATAAGTTTATCAAGGATGCAGAAAATAAGGGCAATATGCCAAAAATCTACTGTATTTCTCCTGTGTACATGATCAATGAACAATCTAAAATTAACTTAAGAAAGCATTTCTATTTGCAACAGTGCCAAAAATTCAAATACctatgaataaatttatttatttatttatatttgagacaggatctcactctattgcccaggctggggtgcagtggtgtgatcatagctcactgaagcctcgacctcttgggctcaagcaatcctcctgcctcagcctcctgagtagctgcgactacaggtttgcactaccatgcctggctaacttttaaaaatttttttgtagagatggggtcttgctatgtttcccaggctggtcttgaactcctgggttacagcaatcctcctgccttggcctcccaaagtgctaggattacaggaatgagccaccacacccagccaggaatatatttaataaaatcaggGAAAGATTTGTACTCTGAAAGCCATAAAGcattattaaaaagaattaaaagcctaaataaatgaaaagttatcCATGTTTATTTATTGGGAGACTTAATATTAAGACTGCTGGTgtgcagcctgaccaacacggtgaaaccccatatctactaaaaaatacaaaaattagccaggcatggtggcatgcgcctgtaattccagctactggggaggctgtggcaggataattgcttgaacccgggaggtgaaggttgtggtgagccgagattgcaccactgcactccagcctgggcgacagaacaagactctgtctcaaaaaaaaaaaaaaaaaaaaaaaaaaaaaaaaaaaaaaaagactgctgcTGTGAACACTCAGTGGATAAAAAAAGTGTGTTCAGATGTTGAGTCTGATGACCGCACATATACACAAACCAAGAGAGTGTGTAAAAGCTGATTAttcactgtgatggttaatattgagtgtcaacttgattggattgaaggatgcaaagtattgttcctggatttatctgtgagggtgttgccaaaggagattaacatttaagtcggtgaactgggagaggcagacccactctCATTCTGGGTGGACACTATCTAATCAGCTGCCGcacagctaggataaaagcaggcagaagaacgtggaagaACTAGACTGCCTGAGTCtactggcctccatctttctcctgtgctggctGCTTCttgccctcgaacatcggactccaagttctccagcttttggactcttggacctacaccagtggtttgccaggggctctcgagTCTTTGGCCACAGACTAAAAGCTGCACTGCCagtttccctacttttgaggttttgggactcagactggcttccttgttcctcagTTTGCAGGCAGCCTATGGTGGGACTTCTTGTGATTgcgtg
This DNA window, taken from Pongo pygmaeus isolate AG05252 chromosome 6, NHGRI_mPonPyg2-v2.0_pri, whole genome shotgun sequence, encodes the following:
- the NPTX2 gene encoding neuronal pentraxin-2 isoform X1: MLALLAASVALAVAAGAQDSPVPGSRFVCTALPPEAVHAGCPLPAMPMQGGAVSPEEELRAAVLQLRETVVQQKETLGAQREAIRELTGKLARCEGLAGGKARGAGATGKDTMGDLPRDPGHVVEQLSRSLQTLKDRLESLEHQLRANVSSAGLPGDFREVLQRRLGELERQLLRKVAELEDEKSLLHNETSAHRQKTESTLNALLQRVTELERGNSAFKSPDAFKVSLPLRTNYLYGKIKKTLPELYAFTICLWLRSSASPGIGTPFSYAVPGQANEIVLIEWGNNPIELLINDKVAQLPLFVSDGKWHHICVTWTTRDGMWEAFQDGEKLGTGENLAPWHPIKPGGVLILGQEQDTVGGRFDATQAFVGELSQFNIWDRVLRAQEIVNIANCSTNMPGNIIPWVDNNVDVFGGASKWPVETCEERLLDL